The Scleropages formosus chromosome 21, fSclFor1.1, whole genome shotgun sequence DNA segment GCAGCCGCGGGAAAGCGCGCGAAAAGGCGGGAAAAAGGCGTCGCGCGCGCTTttccacgtttttttttttattattattaacgaTGGTCTTAACGCACAACCTTGTCATTTCGCATAATTTCCGTTTTTGGTCATGTTAAAATAGCACATTTTAAGTCGCACTCCGGACATGCAAACTCTTCCTTTTTGCATCACGTACAAAATTATAGAACCCAAGGATTTGCGTCGCATTTCAAACTTTGACGCCGTTTCGCCGAAAAAGAACGCGCGCAGCGCCGCGCACCCGGTCCgaccgccttttttttttttaaattaaagcgGTTCCTTTTCTCCACACACAGCACCGTGAAGTATAAAACAGAACATGGACATAGCAGCTTCGTGTGTATCTCATATTCACTGTTACCGACCGTGTCGGTGGGCGCGCGGCTCACTGTACGgtaaagtacagtacacagaTTTCCTTACGAAAGTGCAATAAAAAGCCAACGCTTGGACAAGTCAGTAAACCAACCTGGTACAGGACAGAAATGACCgtgctgtaataataataataataataataataataataataataatccattaTTGATGCTGTCGCTGTTGATGCTTATATGACCCTTCCGGTTCTTTCCTAAGGAGACATGCTTCTTGGCCTGTCCTGCTGTGAGTCCAGTCCGCTGACGAGGCGCTGAATGCTTTGCAGTTCGTTCGCAGCGTCCTTCTGAGGTCCACCTTTGGGTGAAATAGACACGGAGCCCGACGACCTGGTGGGCGACCTGCTGTTCAAATCGGAGGTGGAGTCGAGGGCGCCTGGTCCAGGACTTGTGGCCATGCCGCCGCCGCCTTTCAGGTCCTCAGAGCTGCCAGTCACTGAGGGGAGGGCTGTGGTGAGCAGAGAGCTGCTGTCCGGCACCCCCATGGGCAGGGAGTAGGGGCTGTAGCGCAGACGGGGTCGCACGGCGTTCAGAAAAGGGTGCCGGTGCACCGAGGACGAGGCCGCAGAGGAagcggcagcagcagccgccATGTAGTTGTAGGGATAAGGGAAGAGGCCTCCAAAGGGAGACATGGCGAGTCCCTGCGAAGGACAAAACCTGGTTATTCACACTGCCCGGCACGGTTGACATCCGTAGTCCAATGACAAGACGAGCGTGGTGTACAGCCTGCGTGGTCTGGGAACACCGCAGGTGAAGAATTTAGCACCTGGAATAACCATGGGACTGCAGCATGCTGTTTGTCACACCGATATGGAATAACATCTTTGCGTGCCTTAAAAAGGAGAGTTTGTTCGCATGGACATAAAAGTCCCCACAGCATCCCAAATCAATATAAATTCTGTCGTTACACATGGCGCTAATTTACAGACATTTCAAAACGGAAGCGCACGCATTCTTATGTGGCACACAGATTTAATCTTAAATTTATTtgagaatatatttttatgggtACAAATGACTTGTAAGTAGCCAACTGGTTTAATATTTTGGCTGTCTTGTGGTCTCGGCATTTTATCACTTCTATATAACTCTGATGAATGCATTTATTGAtggattttaaacatttatgtcaGATGTTGGTAATGGCACACTATGTACATGatatagaatacacacacacacacattttcagagccgcttgtcccatacggggtcacgggggaaccggagcctacccggcaacacagggcgtaaggccggagggggaggggacacacccaggacgggacgccagtccgtcgcaaggtaccccaagcgggactcgaaccccagacccaccggacagcaggactgtggtccaacccactgcgccaccgcaccccctgatatAGAATACATCTAATCTATTTTACATGtctcattttaataaattgtgtACACATGCACAAATGTAATGTATCGAAACAGttattacactgaaatttaCGTGTTACTTATGTGCggacgggggcgcggtggcaccgCAGGTTACACtggcacctcacagctcctgaaccACCTGGCAGAATAGGGCTTGAGAGTGGCTAagggtgtgcagagtttgcatgtttgccccCCCCAGACATAACTGGAAGAAGGTCCTGGTAACCACATGTGTCCCTCCCTTAACTTGGAAACCACGCCTGTGGTCGCTGTGATCCGACTCCCGACTTGATGGCGCTTCCAACTATTTGCATACTGCATCTTTCAGTTCaactttaattcatttttttgggtgttttaaaatattgcttttcaCACAGAAGTTGTGTTTGCTGCTGTATAGTGATtctgtataataatgaaaaaaagtggGCATCTCTGAGAAGATACACCTGTATGCTTTCAGTCTGAGAATAAAATAGAAGATATTTTTACCTGTGATGCTAGAACATGCTGCTGAAGGTGAAAGGGCAGTCCGGGCGTTCCGGCTAGGCCTTGCGGTGGGGACGTTATGCTTGTGGTGTCCATGGTATTGACCCCTCCAGAAGACACGGCTGCCAATAAGGGGCCCATGCCTGCGGCCGCCATGTTCGAAAAAGCTCCTCCCATGTTAAACTGACTGGGGTGAAGAAGGAAAGGATGAGCGCCTCCCAGCGGGTTGAAAAACTGCTGTCCCGCCaaacctggaggaaatccaaaattatgcaaatgaccCTGGCTGATCTGAGCACTGCTGTCCGTTTGAACAGTCAAGGGCATGTAGTTCTCCTTGCTCATGGACCTGCAGTCGTCCGCCTTGGGTGGCTCTCGTGTCGGGCTCTTCAGTTCATCCCCACCTAAAGATCTCATAGTGCTCGAGGTGATGGTCACTGGGCTCTGCCTGGAATCCGCGTGGCTTTTCTCAGTCCTGGGCGCTTTCTCTCGCTCTCGGCCTGCGCCGACACTGTTGGTGAGCAAGTGCGCTTTGGTGGCGAGCGCCCCGTCGTCCCTCCCGTCCTCTGTAGTGGTGCTGATCTTGCTGGAGTCCTGTCCGTCCTGCGGGCTGCCGTCTTTGCTCTCCTCGTCACTGTCTTCGTCGCTTTCACAAACCTCTGTCCAGAGTTCAGGGtcaatgttaatatttatgttACACTGATgcacagatgtgtttttttgggaAACAAGGCCAAAAACATCTTTATCGTCAATTGTCGATTATTTTAAGCTAACGTACAAAACAACTCAATtacttttttggaaaatatgtgAAAGTATTTAGTTTTAGGTGTTGATGAGTGGAACAGTCGACTGGTTTTACTCTGTAACTTTTAGCTTGTCTGGCCACAACTAAGATAATTATACTGAGTGCAAGTTGGCTACATGTCTAAAAATATTCTGctggtaaataaatgtgcatgatATTAAAActtttgcaacattttaaaaactgcttcTGAGCAGC contains these protein-coding regions:
- the LOC108927525 gene encoding T-box transcription factor TBX3-like, which produces MSFPMRDPVIPGTSMAYHPFLPHRAPDFAMSAMLGHQPPFFPALALPPSGSLSLPGALGKPIMEQLVGAAEGGLHFSSLGPQAAAAAAAHLRPLKALEPEEDVEDDPKVHLEAKDLWEQFHKRGTEMVITKSGRRMFPPFKVRCSGLDKKAKYILLMDIVAADDCRYKFHNSRWMVAGKADPEMPKRMYIHPDSPATGEQWMSKVVNFHKLKLTNNISDKHGFTILNSMHKYQPRFHIVRANDILKLPYSTFRTYVFPETEFIAVTAYQNDKITQLKIDNNPFAKGFRDTGNGRREKRKQLALQSLRSYEEQHKKDSGTSEDSDPASLKCFGPASAVGGSALKEVCESDEDSDEESKDGSPQDGQDSSKISTTTEDGRDDGALATKAHLLTNSVGAGREREKAPRTEKSHADSRQSPVTITSSTMRSLGGDELKSPTREPPKADDCRSMSKENYMPLTVQTDSSAQISQGHLHNFGFPPGLAGQQFFNPLGGAHPFLLHPSQFNMGGAFSNMAAAGMGPLLAAVSSGGVNTMDTTSITSPPQGLAGTPGLPFHLQQHVLASQGLAMSPFGGLFPYPYNYMAAAAAASSAASSSVHRHPFLNAVRPRLRYSPYSLPMGVPDSSSLLTTALPSVTGSSEDLKGGGGMATSPGPGALDSTSDLNSRSPTRSSGSVSISPKGGPQKDAANELQSIQRLVSGLDSQQDRPRSMSP